Proteins encoded by one window of Lathyrus oleraceus cultivar Zhongwan6 chromosome 1, CAAS_Psat_ZW6_1.0, whole genome shotgun sequence:
- the LOC127135015 gene encoding beta-hexosaminidase 2 produces the protein MLPLILTLFLLYPFSTQSTTTSINVWPKPTNLTWTPPHQTTLLSPTFIITTTTTSHQNNHLSAAISRYTKLIKTENHRPLTHPKTNLSISLNNNLPPLQSLTLTVTNPNAELTHATDESYTLTISTPNATLTASTTWGAMRGMETFSQLTWGNPTRVAVEVRVTDAPLFGHRGLTLDTSRNYYPVKDLLRTIEAMSMNKMNVFHWHITDSHSFPLVVPSEPLLAEKGAYHVNMVYTVEDVKRVVEFGLDRGVRVLPEIDSPGHTGSWALAYPDIVTCANMFWWPAESDWPNRLASEPGTGHLNPLNPKTYQVLKNVIRDVTTMFPEQFYHSGADEVIPGCWKTDPTIQKFLSNGGTLNQVLETFINNTLPYIVSLNRTVVYWEDVLLDDTVHVSPTILPKEHVILQTWNNGHDNTKRIVSSGYRAIVSSSDFYYLDCGHGDFTGNNSAYNNQTGSDANNGGSWCGPFKTWQTIYNYDITYGLTEEEAKLVLGGEVALWSEQADETVLDSRIWPRTSAMAESLWSGNTDEKGMKRYAEATDRLNEWRSRMVNRGIGAEPIQPLWCVRNPGMCNTVHPI, from the exons ATGTTACCACTAATACTCACATTATTCCTTCTGTATCCATTTTCAACACAATCAACAACAACCTCAATCAACGTATGGCCCAAACCAACAAACCTCACGTGGACCCCACCACACCAAACCACACTCCTCTCTCCAACATTCATCatcaccaccaccaccacctcACACCAAAACAACCACCTCTCCGCCGCCATATCCCGCTACACAAAACTCATCAAAACAGAAAACCACCGTCCTTTAACCCACCCCAAAACAAACCTCTCCATCTCCCTCAACAACAACCTCCCTCCTCTACAATCCCTAACACTAACCGTAACAAACCCAAACGCAGAACTCACCCACGCCACAGACGAATCCTACACGCTAACAATCTCCACTCCCAACGCAACTCTCACAGCCTCAACAACATGGGGAGCAATGCGCGGGATGGAGACTTTCTCACAGCTGACCTGGGGGAACCCAACGCGCGTCGCAGTTGAAGTGCGTGTCACCGACGCGCCGCTGTTTGGTCATCGAGGTTTGACGCTGGATACCTCGAGAAACTATTATCCGGTGAAGGATTTGTTGAGGACTATTGAAGCGATGAGTATGAATAAGATGAATGTGTTTCATTGGCATATAACGGATTCACATTCGTTTCCGTTGGTGGTTCCGTCGGAGCCATTGTTGGCGGAGAAAGGGGCTTATCATGTTAATATGGTTTATACGGTAGAAGATGTGAAAAGGGTTGTTGAGTTTGGTCTTGATCGCGGTGTGAGAGTGTTGCCGGAGATTGATTCGCCTG GGCATACAGGTTCTTGGGCCTTAGCTTACCCTGACATTGTAACATGTGCTAACATGTTCTGGTGGCCAGCTGAGAGTGATTGGCCGAATCGTCTTGCTTCCGAACCAGGAACAGGTCATTTGAATCCTTTAAACCCCAAGACCTACCAAGTCCTAAAGAATGTCATACGCGATGTAACCACGATGTTCCCAGAACAATTCTACCATTCTGGTGCTGATGAAGTCATACCAGGTTGCTGGAAAACCGATCCAACAATTCAGAAATTTCTATCAAACGGCGGAACTCTCAACCAAGTTCTCGAGACATTTATCAATAACACTCTCCCGTACATTGTATCCCTCAACCGCACCGTTGTCTATTGGGAAGACGTTCTTTTAGACGATACAGTCCATGTTTCACCGACTATTCTCCCTAAAGAACATGTCATTTTGCAGACATGGAACAATGGACATGACAATACTAAAAGGATAGTATCTTCTGGTTACCGTGCCATCGTGTCGTCATCCGACTTCTATTATCTTGACTGTGGACATGGTGACTTCACCGGAAACAACAGTGCTTACAATAACCAGACAGGAAGTGACGCAAACAATGGTGGCTCTTGGTGTGGACCTTTTAAAACATGGCAAACTATATACAATTATGATATAACATACGGACTGACAGAAGAAGAAGCGAAATTGGTTTTGGGCGGGGAGGTAGCATTATGGTCAGAGCAAGCGGATGAAACTGTTCTGGATTCACGAATTTGGCCTAGAACTTCTGCTATGGCTGAGTCATTGTGGTCAGGTAATACGGATGAAAAGGGTATGAAGAGATACGCCGAGGCAACAGATAGATTGAATGAATGGAGGAGCAGAATGGTTAACAGAGGTATAGGAGCTGAGCCTATTCAGCCACTTTGGTGTGTTAGGAATCCTGGTATGTGCAACACAGTACATCCAATTTAA
- the LOC127115726 gene encoding non-specific lipid transfer protein GPI-anchored 31, with protein sequence MATRCLYFATIMLTASILVLGISAQFECGGNIIGIRAQCITFVQKGGENFPPSESCCAALKGANISCYCKYVTPFIESKISIEKAIYVANACHAQNIPTDKCGSYVIPHPPSSKA encoded by the exons ATGGCAACTAGATGCTTATATTTTGCAACAATAATGCTTACTGCAAGCATATTAGTGTTAGGAATTTCAGCTCAATTTGAATGTGGTGGAAACATAATTGGCATTAGAGCTCAATGTATAACTTTCGTACAAAAGGGTGGGGAAAACTTTCCACCATCAGAATCTTGTTGTGCAGCATTAAAAGGTGCTAATATTTCGTGTTACTGCAAATATGTGACTCCTTTTATTGAGAGTAAGATCAGTATCGAAAAAGCTATATATGTGGCAAACGCTTGTCATGCTCAAAATATTCCTACGGATAAATGTGGAA GTTATGTTATCCCTCATCCTCCTTCATCTAAGGCTTGA